A genomic window from Oryctolagus cuniculus chromosome 12, mOryCun1.1, whole genome shotgun sequence includes:
- the EMC7 gene encoding endoplasmic reticulum membrane protein complex subunit 7 isoform X1, which produces MAAALWGLLSALLLLSGTAQNSELPGASAEGPGGSGVGDRFKIEGRAVVPGVKPQDWISAARVLVDGEEHVGFLKTDGSFVVHDIPSGSYVVEVISPAYRFDPVRVDITSKGKMRARYVNYIKTSEVVRLPYPLQMKSSGPPSYFIKRESWGWTDFLMNPMVMMMVLPLLIFVLLPKVVNTSDPDMRREMEQSMNMLNSNHELPDVSEFMTRLFSSKSSGKSSSGSSKTGKSGAGKRR; this is translated from the exons ATGGCGGCAGCTCTGTGGGGCTTGCTCTCCGCCTTGTTGCTTCTCTCAGGGACTGCCCAGAACTCTGAGTTGCCTGGGGCTTCTGCCGAGGGGCCGGGAGGGAGTGGGGTCGGGGATCGTTTCAAGATTGAGGGGCGTGCTGTCGTTCCGGGGGTGAAGCCTCAGGACTGGATCTCGGCGGCCCGAGTGCTTGTAGACGGAGAAGAGCACGTCGGCTTCCTGAA GACAGATGGGAGTTTTGTGGTTCATGATATACCTTCTGGATCTTATGTAGTAGAAGTTATATCTCCAGCTTACAGGTTTGATCCTGTCCGAGTGGACATCACTTCCAAAGGAAAAATGAG GGCAAGATACGTGAATTATATCAAAACATCAGAAGTGGTCAGGCTGCCCTATCCTCTGCAGATGAAATCTTCGGGTCCACCTTCTTACTTTATTAAAAGGGAGTCATGGGGCTGGACAGACTTTCTGATGAACCCAATG GTTATGATGATGGTTCTTCCATTATTGATATTTGTGCTTCTGCCCAAAGTGGTTAACACAAGTGATCCTGACATGAGACGG GAGATGGAGCAGTCAATGAATATGCTGAATTCCAACCACGAGTTGCCTGATGTTTCTGAGTTCATGACAAGACTCTTCTCTTCAAAGTCATCTGGCAAATCTAGCAGTGGCAGCAGTAAAACAGGGAAAAGTGGGGCTGGCAAAAGGAGGTAG
- the EMC7 gene encoding endoplasmic reticulum membrane protein complex subunit 7 isoform X2, protein MAAALWGLLSALLLLSGTAQNSELPGASAEGPGGSGVGDRFKIEGRAVVPGVKPQDWISAARVLVDGEEHVGFLKARYVNYIKTSEVVRLPYPLQMKSSGPPSYFIKRESWGWTDFLMNPMVMMMVLPLLIFVLLPKVVNTSDPDMRREMEQSMNMLNSNHELPDVSEFMTRLFSSKSSGKSSSGSSKTGKSGAGKRR, encoded by the exons ATGGCGGCAGCTCTGTGGGGCTTGCTCTCCGCCTTGTTGCTTCTCTCAGGGACTGCCCAGAACTCTGAGTTGCCTGGGGCTTCTGCCGAGGGGCCGGGAGGGAGTGGGGTCGGGGATCGTTTCAAGATTGAGGGGCGTGCTGTCGTTCCGGGGGTGAAGCCTCAGGACTGGATCTCGGCGGCCCGAGTGCTTGTAGACGGAGAAGAGCACGTCGGCTTCCTGAA GGCAAGATACGTGAATTATATCAAAACATCAGAAGTGGTCAGGCTGCCCTATCCTCTGCAGATGAAATCTTCGGGTCCACCTTCTTACTTTATTAAAAGGGAGTCATGGGGCTGGACAGACTTTCTGATGAACCCAATG GTTATGATGATGGTTCTTCCATTATTGATATTTGTGCTTCTGCCCAAAGTGGTTAACACAAGTGATCCTGACATGAGACGG GAGATGGAGCAGTCAATGAATATGCTGAATTCCAACCACGAGTTGCCTGATGTTTCTGAGTTCATGACAAGACTCTTCTCTTCAAAGTCATCTGGCAAATCTAGCAGTGGCAGCAGTAAAACAGGGAAAAGTGGGGCTGGCAAAAGGAGGTAG